A window of the Lagenorhynchus albirostris chromosome 1, mLagAlb1.1, whole genome shotgun sequence genome harbors these coding sequences:
- the DMAC2L gene encoding ATP synthase subunit s, mitochondrial isoform X1, translating into MDFTNILSPSSSCEVKSGCYSVFTLVNIVKKLVTIVKATGFCSLANRVDHERIRDVGPDRAASEWLLRCGALVRYHGQERWQKDYSHLPTGPLDKYKIQAIDATDSCIMSIGFDHMEGLQHVEKIRLCKCHYIEDDCLERLSQLENLQKSMLEMEIISCGNVTDKGVIALHHLRNLKYLFLSDLPGIKEKEKIVQVFKTSLPSLELKLDLK; encoded by the exons ATGGATTTCACTAATATATTATCTCCCTCCTCATCATGTGAAGTGAAAAGTGGTTGCTATTCTGTATTTACTTTGGTGAACATAGTTAAGAAGCTAGTGACTATAGTAAAAGCTACCGGCTTTTGTTCTCTTGCCAACAGAGTGGATCACGAACGCATCCGGGATGTTGGCCCTGACAGGGCAGCGTCTGAGTGGCTGCTGCGCTGTGGGGCTCTGGTGCGCTACCACGGCCAGGAGAGGTGGCAGAAGGACTACAGCCACCTCCCAACAGGCCCTCTGGACAAATACAAGATTCAGGCAATTGATGCCACTGATTCTTGTATCATGAGCATTGGATTTGATCACATGG aaggcCTACAGCATGTTGAAAAAATAAGGCTATGCAAGTGTCACTATATTGAGGATGACTGCTTGGAGAGACTTAGTCAActtgaaaatttacaaaaaagcatgttggaaatggaaataatttcatgtGGGAATGTCACAGACAAAGGTGTCATTGCTTTGCATCATTTAAG AAACCTCAAGTATTTGTTTTTAAGTGATCTTCCtggcataaaagaaaaagaaaaaattgtccaAGTCTTTAAAACATCACTGCCTTCTCTGGAACTAAAATTAGACTTGAAGTAA